Proteins from a genomic interval of uncultured Desulfuromusa sp.:
- a CDS encoding FAD-dependent oxidoreductase, which produces MSQVAFSSWGRQVIDNRQGGDVEVEVAKKKLPVTFDGEKQISAFMGWDGLILNDPNVDVVAMAAEYAKHVQEDYCCAKCSPGKKGTRVMQDTLARIISGKGAENDLDTIENIGELLKNCKCTLCMTSAIPIVDTVKHFREDYLAYIRGVKTVKKAVEYKLKVTAPCQDKCPSHIDIPAYIEAIKDRRFDESLDIIRESMPLPAICGRVCPHPCETACRRANVDSPINIMVLKRTASDYEWKHNHQPLMKPKPKKDKTVAIVGAGPAGLAAAYYLALEGYPCTIYEALPEGFGGGMIAVGIPAYRMPRHILQRDIDIICSMGVEIIYNTRVGKDISLMELKDKFDAVLLAPGAHKSKPMGVEGEDEGYSGFLEGGIEFLREAYLGKPTGMGKKVCVVGGGNTAIDCVRVALREGAEESVLLYRRTRNEMPADVWEIDGADEEGVRFEFLVLPKKIVVDEKRQVTGVECLKMELGEPDDSGRRRPQPIEGSEFIVECDTLIPAIGQDPDLSFITEDTGIKITRWNTVVTKYIPLKNAADRDLNDTMGNPLSRTLVTDMDGVFASGDAEIGPLTVVACVGNAHRAARVIQRWLEEGSAYLTDEDFHEDILSNLGVYDKDEDVPWLDAVQRFDQHEIHGKERASAGNYNEVELGFSDSEAVMEAERCLRCYRVSMIAV; this is translated from the coding sequence TTGTCACAGGTTGCTTTTTCCAGTTGGGGAAGACAGGTTATCGATAATCGCCAGGGCGGTGATGTCGAAGTTGAAGTCGCCAAAAAGAAATTGCCAGTCACTTTTGATGGTGAGAAGCAGATTTCTGCATTTATGGGGTGGGATGGACTCATCCTCAATGATCCCAATGTTGATGTTGTGGCGATGGCAGCAGAATATGCCAAGCATGTGCAAGAAGATTATTGCTGTGCTAAATGCTCTCCAGGGAAAAAAGGGACCCGGGTCATGCAAGACACCCTGGCTCGGATTATCTCTGGAAAGGGGGCAGAGAATGATCTTGATACAATTGAAAACATTGGAGAATTGCTGAAAAACTGTAAGTGTACCCTGTGTATGACTTCAGCCATTCCAATTGTTGATACGGTTAAACATTTTAGAGAAGATTATCTCGCCTATATCCGTGGCGTGAAAACAGTCAAAAAGGCTGTCGAATATAAGTTGAAGGTCACGGCTCCATGCCAGGATAAATGCCCTTCTCACATAGATATTCCCGCTTATATCGAAGCCATTAAAGATCGCCGCTTTGACGAGTCTCTGGATATTATCCGTGAGAGCATGCCGTTACCGGCTATTTGTGGCCGGGTTTGCCCACATCCCTGCGAAACAGCCTGTCGCCGTGCCAACGTTGACAGTCCTATCAATATTATGGTTCTCAAGCGGACGGCATCTGATTATGAGTGGAAACATAATCATCAACCGCTGATGAAGCCAAAACCGAAAAAAGATAAAACCGTTGCCATTGTTGGGGCCGGACCGGCCGGGTTGGCAGCAGCTTATTATCTCGCTCTCGAAGGCTATCCCTGTACTATTTATGAGGCCCTGCCTGAAGGATTCGGCGGTGGCATGATTGCTGTTGGTATCCCCGCCTATCGGATGCCACGCCATATTCTGCAGCGGGATATTGATATCATCTGCTCCATGGGTGTTGAGATTATTTATAATACCAGGGTCGGTAAAGATATCAGTCTGATGGAATTAAAAGACAAGTTTGACGCTGTCCTTCTTGCTCCGGGTGCCCATAAATCAAAACCCATGGGCGTTGAGGGTGAGGACGAGGGATACAGCGGTTTCCTTGAGGGCGGGATTGAATTCTTGCGGGAAGCCTATCTGGGCAAGCCCACAGGCATGGGGAAAAAGGTCTGTGTGGTTGGTGGTGGTAATACCGCTATTGACTGTGTCCGGGTGGCACTGCGTGAAGGTGCTGAAGAGTCGGTTCTTCTTTATCGCCGGACCCGAAATGAAATGCCGGCGGATGTCTGGGAAATTGATGGCGCTGACGAAGAAGGTGTCCGTTTTGAGTTCCTGGTATTGCCGAAGAAGATTGTTGTCGATGAGAAACGTCAAGTCACCGGGGTGGAATGTTTGAAAATGGAACTGGGTGAGCCCGATGATTCCGGTCGTCGTCGTCCACAACCCATAGAGGGGAGTGAGTTTATCGTTGAATGCGATACCTTGATTCCAGCTATTGGCCAGGATCCGGACCTTTCTTTTATTACTGAAGATACCGGAATAAAGATCACGCGATGGAACACGGTTGTGACCAAATATATCCCGTTGAAAAACGCTGCGGATCGTGATCTGAATGACACGATGGGAAATCCGTTGTCCCGTACTCTGGTGACGGATATGGATGGTGTTTTTGCTTCAGGTGATGCTGAAATCGGACCGTTGACAGTTGTCGCCTGTGTCGGCAATGCCCATCGTGCTGCCCGAGTCATTCAGCGCTGGTTGGAAGAAGGCAGTGCCTATCTGACGGATGAGGATTTCCACGAAGATATTTTGTCCAATCTCGGTGTCTACGATAAAGATGAAGACGTTCCTTGGCTTGATGCCGTGCAGCGCTTCGATCAGCATGAGATTCATGGGAAAGAACGAGCCAGCGCTGGGAATTATAACGAAGTTGAACTTGGTTTCTCGGACAGCGAAGCAGTTATGGAAGCTGAACGTTGCTTGCGGTGCTACCGTGTATCAATGATCGCTGTTTAG
- the rpe gene encoding ribulose-phosphate 3-epimerase — protein sequence MMIKIAPSILSADFSRLGEEIKAIDQAGADYVHVDVMDGHFVPNITIGPLVVHAIRPLTERLLDVHLMIENPDQYIPAFAEAGADIIVVHAEAVRHLHRTVQLIKSLGKKAGVSLNPATSLSDLDIILPDLDLVLLMTVNPGFGGQSFIDSCLPKIAALRQRINALGLPIELEVDGGVKIDNIEQIAAAGADVFVAGSAVFGAEDYKSTIQQLQENGIKGQACYA from the coding sequence ATGATGATTAAAATTGCTCCTTCAATTCTTTCCGCTGATTTTTCCCGTCTGGGAGAGGAAATTAAAGCCATCGATCAGGCTGGTGCCGATTATGTCCATGTTGATGTTATGGATGGACACTTTGTCCCAAATATCACAATAGGTCCTCTGGTCGTTCATGCAATCCGTCCGCTGACCGAACGACTGTTGGATGTCCATTTGATGATTGAAAATCCAGATCAGTATATTCCGGCCTTCGCCGAGGCTGGTGCCGATATTATTGTGGTTCATGCAGAAGCGGTGAGGCATTTACACCGAACCGTTCAGCTGATTAAATCTCTGGGGAAAAAGGCAGGCGTATCGTTGAATCCGGCAACATCTCTCTCTGATCTTGACATTATTCTGCCGGATCTGGATCTGGTGTTGTTGATGACTGTCAATCCGGGGTTTGGAGGACAGTCTTTTATTGACTCATGTCTGCCGAAGATAGCTGCTCTGCGTCAGAGGATAAATGCATTGGGACTCCCTATTGAATTGGAGGTGGATGGTGGCGTGAAGATCGATAATATTGAGCAGATTGCAGCGGCCGGAGCCGATGTGTTTGTTGCGGGAAGTGCTGTGTTTGGTGCCGAGGATTATAAGTCAACTATTCAGCAGTTGCAGGAAAATGGAATCAAGGGACAAGCTTGCTATGCGTAG
- the rsmB gene encoding 16S rRNA (cytosine(967)-C(5))-methyltransferase RsmB, with protein sequence MTSRPTDSPRRAVYEILQRVADGAFADVMLDTTLSRSKLEPRDRRLVTELVYGVLRLQGRIDFALTHFCNQPLQRLQPEVLWLLRLGAYQLLELDRVPAHAAVNSTVELARELHLEQAVGFINGVLRSLDRGKAGIPWPAPEKIKLYLQHVCSQPIWLSKEVMRQLPNVDARAFGESLASPPPLTLRVNSLKTDREAFLIALTEAGHQGHPSDFAPEGVTLDRRGEDPLPGDADGWYQVQDEASILIAHLLDAHPGQKILDACAAPGGKTTHLAALTENQAEILALDKYSRRVEMIELGAKRLGCPSVVAKQCDLTEPADFLEPQSFDRILLDAPCSGLGVLRRNPEGRWNKSAVNLKELAVLQRQILENVAPLVRVGGKLLYSVCTFSHGETDVIVDEFLADHPEFELEHLGRQVSQDWADLFTPKGTLRSYPHRHGNMDAFFAARLQRRP encoded by the coding sequence GTGACTTCCAGACCCACCGACAGTCCTCGACGGGCCGTGTATGAAATTCTGCAACGGGTGGCAGATGGTGCCTTTGCGGATGTAATGCTGGATACAACATTAAGTCGCTCCAAATTGGAACCACGTGATCGGCGTCTGGTTACGGAGCTGGTTTATGGGGTTTTGCGTTTGCAGGGGCGAATCGATTTTGCTTTAACGCATTTTTGTAATCAGCCTCTGCAGCGTTTACAACCGGAAGTTTTATGGTTGCTGCGACTTGGTGCATATCAACTTCTTGAATTGGATCGGGTGCCGGCCCATGCAGCGGTTAATTCGACCGTGGAGCTGGCGCGAGAACTGCACTTAGAACAAGCCGTCGGCTTCATTAACGGGGTGTTACGTTCTCTGGACCGGGGAAAAGCAGGTATTCCCTGGCCAGCTCCGGAAAAGATCAAACTTTATCTTCAGCATGTCTGCAGTCAACCAATCTGGTTGAGTAAAGAAGTGATGCGGCAGCTGCCAAACGTTGACGCACGTGCTTTTGGCGAAAGTTTGGCCAGTCCCCCGCCGCTGACCCTGCGCGTTAATAGCCTGAAAACGGACCGTGAAGCTTTCTTGATTGCTCTGACTGAGGCAGGACATCAGGGGCATCCAAGTGATTTTGCTCCTGAGGGGGTGACGCTTGATCGGCGCGGTGAAGACCCTTTGCCGGGAGATGCGGATGGGTGGTATCAGGTTCAGGATGAGGCGAGTATTCTTATCGCCCATCTCCTGGATGCTCATCCGGGACAAAAAATTCTTGATGCTTGTGCCGCTCCAGGCGGAAAAACAACCCATTTGGCAGCTTTGACTGAAAATCAGGCTGAAATTCTCGCCCTTGACAAGTATTCCCGCCGGGTTGAGATGATTGAACTGGGGGCAAAAAGGCTGGGCTGCCCATCAGTTGTTGCAAAACAGTGCGATTTGACTGAACCCGCAGATTTTCTGGAACCTCAGAGTTTTGACCGGATCTTGCTTGACGCTCCTTGTAGTGGCCTCGGCGTGTTGCGGCGCAATCCTGAAGGACGTTGGAACAAATCTGCAGTCAACTTGAAAGAACTGGCGGTGCTGCAGCGCCAGATTCTTGAGAATGTTGCGCCCTTGGTCAGAGTCGGTGGAAAATTGCTTTATTCTGTATGTACTTTCAGCCATGGTGAAACAGATGTGATTGTTGATGAATTTCTTGCGGATCACCCTGAATTTGAATTAGAACATCTCGGGAGGCAAGTTTCGCAGGATTGGGCTGACCTGTTTACACCTAAGGGGACTTTACGCAGCTATCCCCACAGGCACGGTAACATGGATGCTTTTTTTGCTGCCCGACTACAACGACGCCCCTGA
- the htpX gene encoding zinc metalloprotease HtpX: MNTMRTIMLMTLMTLVLVFAGGALGGQSGALIALIIAAVMNLGSYWFSDKVVIKMYRGQEARSGELYEVVSELCQQNNLIMPKVYVLPQPTPNAFATGRNPKHAVVAATQGIMQVLSREELKGVMAHELAHVQNRDILIGSIAATFAGAISYMAHMAQWAMIFGGRDDEDSNPIAMIAMMILAPIAAMLVQMAISRSREYGADKKGAALCGNPHNLANALRKLEMSNQRMPMQKVNEATAHMFIVNPLSGKKLAKLFSTHPPMEERIRRLEGMQI; encoded by the coding sequence ATGAATACGATGCGTACCATCATGCTGATGACTCTCATGACCTTGGTACTTGTGTTCGCTGGGGGAGCTCTGGGAGGGCAGAGTGGCGCCCTGATTGCCTTGATTATTGCAGCAGTGATGAACCTAGGCAGCTACTGGTTCTCTGATAAGGTCGTTATCAAGATGTATCGTGGGCAGGAGGCCCGGAGTGGTGAGCTCTATGAAGTTGTCAGTGAACTTTGTCAGCAGAATAATCTGATTATGCCAAAGGTTTATGTGCTTCCTCAGCCAACACCCAATGCCTTTGCGACCGGACGCAACCCCAAGCATGCAGTCGTTGCTGCGACCCAGGGAATTATGCAGGTCCTCAGTCGCGAAGAACTCAAAGGAGTGATGGCTCACGAGTTAGCTCACGTGCAGAACCGTGATATCTTGATTGGTTCAATTGCCGCAACCTTTGCCGGGGCAATCAGTTATATGGCCCATATGGCTCAGTGGGCAATGATTTTTGGTGGCCGCGATGATGAGGACAGTAATCCGATTGCAATGATAGCAATGATGATTCTGGCGCCAATTGCCGCGATGCTGGTGCAGATGGCTATCTCCCGCTCGCGCGAATATGGTGCTGACAAAAAGGGAGCAGCCCTTTGCGGTAATCCACACAACCTCGCTAATGCTCTGCGTAAACTCGAAATGTCCAACCAGCGTATGCCGATGCAGAAGGTGAATGAGGCAACAGCACATATGTTTATCGTGAATCCTCTGAGTGGAAAGAAACTGGCAAAGCTGTTTTCGACTCACCCACCGATGGAAGAACGCATTCGTCGTCTTGAAGGGATGCAAATTTAA
- the fmt gene encoding methionyl-tRNA formyltransferase: protein MLKPEDLRTVFMGTPEFAVGSLQGLLDSGIHLVGVYTQPDRPKGRGKKLAASPVKQLALEHEIPVYQPQKLRDSAAVEELRQLQPDLIIVVAYGQILPQAVLDMPRYHCINVHASLLPKYRGAAPINKAIIDGETETGVTTMMMDVGLDTGDMLVKRSLDIGKNETSGELHDRLALLGREALEETLRQLCSGTLVAEKQNDELSCYAPMMKKEDGLIDWHRSAEDIHNQVRGLDPWPGAYTYLDGEVLKIATTTVNLEVSGEPGTILSADKAGVCVACGAGVLNIGELQLPGKKRLSAMNFLSGRPLFVGTQLEQP from the coding sequence ATGCTGAAGCCTGAGGATCTGCGCACAGTTTTTATGGGGACTCCGGAATTTGCTGTGGGGTCGTTGCAGGGCTTGCTTGACTCCGGAATTCATCTTGTTGGTGTCTATACTCAGCCTGACCGTCCTAAAGGACGCGGTAAAAAACTCGCTGCATCTCCAGTCAAACAACTGGCCCTGGAGCATGAAATCCCGGTTTATCAACCACAGAAATTACGAGATTCTGCCGCTGTGGAAGAATTACGGCAGTTGCAACCGGATTTAATTATTGTTGTTGCTTATGGTCAGATCCTTCCCCAGGCGGTTCTTGATATGCCTCGCTACCATTGTATTAATGTCCACGCCTCTCTGTTGCCCAAATATCGTGGAGCCGCGCCGATTAACAAAGCAATTATTGATGGTGAAACTGAGACCGGGGTGACGACAATGATGATGGATGTTGGCCTTGACACCGGAGATATGTTGGTTAAGCGCAGCCTGGATATCGGCAAGAATGAAACCTCCGGGGAATTGCATGACCGTCTGGCATTGTTGGGACGGGAGGCATTGGAGGAGACTCTGCGGCAGCTTTGCTCTGGAACCCTTGTTGCAGAAAAACAAAATGATGAGTTGAGTTGCTATGCACCAATGATGAAGAAAGAGGATGGTCTGATCGACTGGCACAGGTCTGCAGAAGATATCCATAATCAGGTGCGCGGGCTTGATCCCTGGCCCGGTGCTTATACCTATCTTGATGGCGAAGTGCTTAAAATTGCGACAACCACGGTTAACCTGGAGGTTTCCGGTGAGCCCGGAACGATCCTTTCTGCAGATAAAGCCGGGGTGTGTGTCGCTTGTGGCGCAGGGGTTCTGAATATCGGAGAATTGCAGCTGCCGGGGAAAAAACGCCTCTCTGCGATGAATTTTCTGAGTGGGCGCCCTCTTTTTGTGGGAACGCAATTAGAACAGCCGTGA
- the def gene encoding peptide deformylase, translated as MALREILHYPDPLLKQKSVPVTEFNDQLKQLAADMVETMYAAPGVGLAAPQVGELQRLIILDCSASDEPNDLLIAVNPEIIAGEGESLEEEGCLSVPGYWASVKRYAKATLRYQDTDGNVHEREAEGLLAIGMQHEIDHLEGILFVDRLSPLKRSMFRKKYMKALREKEAANAEA; from the coding sequence ATGGCTTTACGCGAAATTTTGCACTACCCGGACCCTTTGCTGAAACAAAAATCGGTGCCGGTGACCGAATTTAATGACCAACTCAAACAGTTGGCGGCTGATATGGTTGAAACAATGTACGCTGCACCAGGAGTTGGTTTGGCTGCTCCACAGGTGGGAGAGTTACAGCGGCTGATTATTCTTGATTGTTCCGCAAGTGATGAGCCCAATGATCTTCTGATTGCGGTGAATCCTGAAATTATTGCTGGAGAGGGAGAGTCTCTGGAAGAAGAAGGTTGTCTTTCTGTCCCCGGTTACTGGGCCAGTGTAAAACGCTACGCAAAAGCAACCTTGCGCTATCAGGATACGGATGGCAACGTGCATGAACGGGAAGCTGAAGGTCTTCTGGCGATTGGGATGCAACACGAAATTGATCATCTTGAAGGGATTCTGTTTGTTGATCGCCTCTCTCCGTTGAAGAGATCGATGTTCCGAAAAAAATATATGAAGGCTTTGCGGGAAAAGGAAGCTGCAAATGCTGAAGCCTGA